Below is a window of Corvus cornix cornix isolate S_Up_H32 chromosome 2, ASM73873v5, whole genome shotgun sequence DNA.
AGCACAGCGCGAAGGGGAAACCTGCCCAATAACGCCGATTTCGTTTACATCCAAACAGCAGGTTATTCAGAATCTTTGCCTCCCTCCGGGGGCTTTAcaagctgcaggcagctccgGGCAACGCTCAAAATCCAATATCAGGAGCGTCCCGGACGGGTCCCCCACCGCTCCATCACCCCTCACATCCCGGCACCCGCGGGAGAGAGCGGCAGAGCACCGCGGCTGCCGGGTTAGACTTCCAAACCCTGCTCAAGTTTGCCGAGGTGACGGCCCCAGTGCACAACCCCTGTGTCTATCCCCCGTCACACACCTTCAGGTGACGGTGGCGCAACCCGCCTGTGGCGTGGAGGGGGAGCgcagctcctgcccacccaGGTGCCGCGGCGGGTTCGGGGATGGTGCTGCTGTTCCGCCTGCGGGGCCGGCTGAGAGCTACTCCCCCACCTCGGCGACGCCCCGACGGCATAAAAAACCGGGAGCTGTCACCCACGGCCACTCTCTGCCATGAAGCTCACCTGGGATATCAATGACCCCAAGCTGCCGCAGGTAACGGGTGGCCGGGGAGGTACTGCGGAGAGTTTCCCTCCAACTCTAACGTGGAGTTGGGGAGCAGCAGAACAAACTTCACTCTAAGCAAGGCTTTGTTTTTTGtctgctttatttctcttgcaccttttcactttttttgttattgttttgtAGTCTTTATAAAGTCACTTGTAATGAAAGCATGGATTTGATACACAGCTTTGGCTAGCTGGGTATGAACTCCTAAAACAACCTGTGGCTCCATTGGGCcagttttcttctccctcatcCCCCTCTTCCTTGTTCAAGAAATGTTGAATAGAAGATTGAATTGACTGTTTACTACTATGATCCAAGTTACCTAATTATATCTTTGGTTTATTGATGCGACACTTTAATGCCAATGAGCACTCCACTTTTTGTCTTGTTGTGAGTTTCAAGTGTTTTATTATCTGCAACTTTTTTCATCTTAGAGTTTATTTAAGTTTATAGAGCCCATGCTGTTACAGAATGTCTTCATGCTGTAAATGTTGGTAGTTTACTTCTGTTTGCTGGGATTGCTCACATGTGGTACATGAATATGTTAAATATGTATTGTATTGTAAATACTTGCAGTTTAAAATCTTAGTTCTTCTTTCATAGTTCTGGCAATTACGTTTTAGTAAGGAACTCCAGAAAGCCAGTGAAACCCGAAATTGAACAAATTCTTTGTTTGAACCACTATACATACGTGGAAGTACATTTGCAATGACAAATCTTTTTATCTCTATTTTTTGGGGAAAGCCTTATTCAAATCATATTAGATGCACTTTAAGAAGCTGTTCCATAGCTAAGACTTCTAGTTTCCTGCCTGCAGGTGCATGGTCCCACAAGAAGGAGAACTTAATAGCAGTCATGATCAGGGTGGCTTGTGTCCTGTCTGGGCACACTGGTGGTAGACTAGTCAGTAAATTCTCGTAGTAAGGCGGATGTCTTATAGCTGGGTGACTTCACTGTAAAAGGCATATGTGTCAAAGGACTGTGATATAATGGATCACAACGCAAAAGAGGAAAGGATCCTGACTTTCTTTTGAGATCTGGAATCTCAGACTGCCCTAGCCCTTCTAGAGAGCTCTTCTGAATAAGCTATTCTTTCAATActtcttcttctgctgcttGGGTGGTCATAGAAGAAGCATTTTTCCCCCGTTACGTGTTTTATAACAAGGCAAAAATATCAGGTTGTAATATACTAATAATGCGCTCTTGCTGTTCACCTtgctcccttgccctgctgcaggagccgAAGCAGTTCGATGCCTTCCAGGAATGGCCCGATGGCTACGTGCGGCTCATCTACTCGAGCGAGGAGAAGAACGCGCAGCGGCACCTCAGCGGCTGGGCCATGCGCAACACCAACAACCACAACTGCCAGATCCTCAAGAAGTCCTGCCTGGGGGTGGTGGTGTGTGCCCGGAGCTGCGCCCTGCCCGGCggggccaggctgcagctccgCCCCGCCATATGCGACAAGGCTCGGCAGAAGCAACAAAGTGAGAGGCACCCAGAGAGAGCTGCCATGCCCACGGGACCCCATTTCTTTCATCTGGGCTTGATTTTTAAACCGGAGTCACTCTTACTTGCGCGCAGACTAAGGCATAATTGCAATGACTGATTAATTCCAAATTTCATCAATGTCTGTTTGCAAATTCTTAAGGGGATCCGAATTAATATCCTTTAAATTATTAGCATCTGTATCTCGTGGGCAGTTCTAGTTCATACCGTTCAGTTATGCTTGCTAGTCTATGACGCATTTCCTTGGACAATAcattttaatctgaattttagAGAAGTCTGACCATGTTGCTCTTGAGCTCTGTTTACTCTCAGGCAGCACCCTTGTCCTTAACCAGTCTCTTCAGTAGTTTCTGTCTGTTCACAGAGAAAGCCTGCCCCAACTGTAACTCTGCCCTCGAGCTGATTCCTTGCCGAGGACACAGCGGCTATCCGGTCACGAACTTCTGGAGGCTTGATGGCAAAGCAATATTTTTCCAGGTAAAAAGCAGCCGTATTTATTTGTGCACACTATATAAATTGTATCTGTATATAAAATAATACCCGTAAAGAGAgagatttcttcttcctccccccttttctttttctgcgTAACACAGAGCATGATGAGCAGGGTGGAGGTCTGGTCCGTGACTGAATTTCTCTTTAGTAGGAATATGAcaagaacaaataaaacaaaaatacttggCTGCCTCTTTAAAAGCTGTACTTGGGTTGACAGTATTCAGTTTTAACTACAATATCATTGATGGCTAAAATTCTCCTgtttacagaacaaaaatatgaacaaaaaggTTGTCTTGCACCCTGGTCCCTATGACAACTGAATCTCTCCAATATTTAttcccaaatatttattttctactaaaataaatgggaaaaaaagccttactTAATTTACGTAAGctgaaacatgaaaattctACTTAATATGAAACTGGCCTttgaatttggaaggaattaaaatcttgccagaaaaaaagaagaatcttagctaaaatttgaaatttaatgttgatattttttttttttttgcagtattagaacaaaaagtaaacaaaaagtTTCTGTTCTATGAGATTACATTCTATCCTGGATAAATTTTTTCCCTGACTCACACAGCAATGAATTCTGTTCTCCAGTCAGTAAATGGAAGAAAACTGGCCATATTCCCAGATTCCCACCTATGTTATTCAAATGTTCTCTTATAGACATGCAAAACTCGAAGACTTTTCCTATCAAAAAAGTTGATAAATCCTTGCTCAGAAGTTAATTTCTGCTTGAGAAAGgacagtgttttaaaagcaatttttagcTTCCTACTTTATATTTGGGACTAAATGCAGATTTGTTCAGACAAATGAGTAAGGACATGTAGCATACATGGCTTCATCATTTGATTACATAGATTTGTATACCTATAGATGTTTCAATAGCAGAGCATCTTTGGATGGTTTTCCAGGGTCTAATTTTCAGTCCTATTCAAGAAGGTGTATTGCTTTAAGAGAATATTTGTCATCTTGTGGCATGAAACCTCTTTAATGCCTATTTATACTATTTATATATGTACttacaaagcaaaactgagatACTGGACTgcagaaaaccaaccaaactaAATTTACATATATTGTTTTCTCCTTAGTTCAAATTATCTACTCCTGAATGTCACAAACTTAGGTAACACTTTTGATCCTTCATCAGCTCTGCAGTCCTCACTGACTTCTCCCTCACTTTTTCCTTCTATCTACATCCAAATCATGATTTAttctatttacttatttttacaaTGAATTGgtccttcctttcttcttttgccaAACCACAGACCATGCTGTGACTACCTCTTGTGCTACTTGGAGCATTTTCTCTTATATTACCCCCTTCCAGGTTCACATCTAATTCTTTGTTAATCCTAATTTAGGCTAAAGGAGTCCATGACCATCCCAGGCCAGAGAGTAAACTGGAGGCAGAGGCAAGAAGAAGTGCCATTAAGAAGCAAATGTCCTCTTATCACCACTCCCAGAAAAAGCGACCTCTAAACTCAGAGGTAAGTCAAAGTCATTAGTCAAATAAAAAGGTGACATAAATgaacttggttttgtttggggtttttttgtcaatTAAAAAGGTGTGATAAGCACATACTGGGAATCTCAGGGCAAAACAAAGATTTACACCATGCTACACCTGTTAATTTGGGGCTGAAAGGAGCAATAGCACAAGTATTGAGACACGTGTGTGGGCAGTATTGATTCCTGAATCTTAAAGATCTACTTCTCCTTGCCAGGCAGGAAGGTATCATGACAGCAGTGGTTACACCAATAACCTACAGAATTTTCACTGCATGGATGGCCCAGAAAGAGTTGGTATCTTCACAGACACCAATTTTTCAATTCCAGCCCAGTCTTACCCTTCACTGCAGAACACAGACCTCTACAAGGCACCTTATGACTCAGCCAGCTTCCAAGAGGACCAGCTATCTCCATACCCTAAATGCCCAAATCCAAGGATCTACATGCCCAGGCCATGCAGTTACGAGTTTGGAGTTCCTACCTTTATAAGCTCGAGTCCTTACCCAACATTTTACAAAGAGCTGGCCAGTCCTGCCATTGATGCAGACCCCCTCAGTCTGAACGGGTCTCACTACAGTGCTGTGACTACCCATGATAAGAGCTTTGATAACGCTGGCAGACATTATGGACTGAAACCAGTGTGGGGAAAAACCAGCAGCGGAGACCGGAGTGACTACGGGCAGATGCCAACAAGTGCTCCCCACGCTTACTGCAGTGGGGACTATCCCTGCAGGtacagccccagccctgctcccatgGCCCCGCCACTGCAGACGgtcatcaccaccaccaccaaggTGTCCTACCAGGCCTACAAGCCACCCGCGCTGAAATACAGCGACAACCTCTGTGATATGAAAAACCTTCAGAGCTATACTCACATGGCAGAAAATGTCTCGGGTGCCATCTATTCAGGGATGAAGATTCAGGAAGACTTTGGGATGATAAAGTCAGCGTTGCTCTACCAGCATGACTCCATCCCcacaaaatccaaaccaaccGAGAGCGTGGAGGGCTATCGGTATGGGCTCCCTCTGGGGAACAGCTTTGGGGAGCATGAAGGCCAGGCCCTAAGGTTTGAGAATGCTGAATACTGACTAAACAGTGCCTAAATGGCAAATACACGAAGATGACCACGTGGATGCTAAGCCAGGTGGTTTGGGATTTGAGGAGAGGTAAGGAAGCAGTACATCAAGACAGCTTTTTTCTAAAAGCACCTTTCTGGTGCTGTGTGCTGAGTGAATTATATTTTGTACCTAATTTCAAAGAAGCCCCACACAATCTCTAAAATGGCACAAGCAGCTGAGCCCAAAACACACCTGAGAGAAGACAATATGgaggcacagctcctctggaagTCAACAGCCTCCTCTGACAGCAAATGCAACCCACTTATAGCTACAACTCCTGCCAGATGCCTCAAGCTTTGAGAGAACACTCCatctgtaagaaagaaaaggttaatcaggcaatggaaaaaaagatgaaggaagGTAGCTGTAAATTATAGTCAACTGAAGGAAAtggcagggaaagaaagaaataaaagaaatgtgaaagcaAGACAATTTGCAGAATAATTCACCTGAATGGTCCATTCACCTGCCATGATCCTTTTGACGAATGGAAAGATCAGCTAAGTTTCtctgaaatgagaaatgaaaaaccTGAAACCTAAGAAATGAAACATGCTAAATGCAGGTTGCTTTTTGATCCCCTGTATCAAGAGTAGAGACTACCCAGACTTTCTATGTAAGAAggacagcccagcacagccacaccagGAACTGATGCCCTGTAACACTCAGTCGGGAGGCAGGAAGGCTCAGGTTACCCCCACTAAGCCTGCTCAGCATCACATGGATACCAGGGTTAATATACATGGTCATGAAAACCATTTGCAGAGAAACTGGTTTTTGCTTAAAGGGGCCTGGCAAGCTGGTCAGACCAATACTGCATGGGTATTGGTGCAAAATTCTCTTTACCTATGAATACAACTCGTCCTGTCTAGGAATGCAACATCCCAGCTACTTAGCAGTACAGGTCAGTGTTGAATGCATCTTTCCTGGCTGCCTCTCTGCACTCCATCTCCATCAggtctttctccctctcctgagGGACTTCTAGtcatttttccctctgcaatCATAGCTCCCCATGACAACCCTACTTTGGAAATTAAACAACCAGCCAACAGAGAggttacaaaacaaaaatctccaaACTGAACTAAACAAGGAAAATGTAGGGAAATGCATTCCCAAATTCATCCCTAGACTAACTCATTattctggaaagcagaaaaaccaGAGCCGTGCTggtttaaaactaaaaatattttgaaagctgcCTAGTACTGGGGAATAGAATGTTCACCCAAAATGTGTGCCAAGCAAGGGAGCTAAGTAGACACAGGGGATTGGCCAGggttaaaaaatttcttttggtATCACTTTTATTAAGTTACCAAGTATCTTCAactttttgaacactttttttttttttttttacatctgtcTTATGtatgtttttactgttttgagTAGCAGCATACTACTGTAGTCTTTCAATAAATGTAAAATCACAGTTAAAAGCAAGGCACCATGTAAAGTAATGTGAGCAGCTGGCTAGTTAGAATGATAAGGTTCTGTGCATTGAAGCCATCATGAAACTGgtaaacaaattttattttcaaaacaccaTACACATATCTGAGGTTTAAAAACAGCTATTTGTGATGTagtatattttctttctttttatatttttatgaaaaacacTGTGTTCAGTCTGAGATGTGAAACTGAGCCCCACAGGAATTTAGTTAATAGCATCCTGTTTTCAGCAGTGGGTtgttcagcattttaaaaattcaagccaggaaaagaaggaattcaCAAAAGGACTAAATTAATTCATCTGCAGCAAGCTTACCCTGTCTTTTAGCTTTAGCATACTTGCTGTATATGTCCCTTGGCTTTTGTTAAACTCTTATGGCAATTCTTCTACcaagtgttttaaattactGGTAAGAACAGATTCCAGTGAACAACATCAGCTTGAGAATTAGCCCATATACtaacctttaaaaaagaaaaaaaaaggtggtttgtGATTTATTACCCGGGAAGACTAATGCAAAATGTTAGAGTTTAGGAATATATAACACTGCCTGTTTCCAGAACTGGGATTTCTCATCTGTATGCCAAATCATACTGAGGCATTTGACATGAGAATAAAAATCAAGGCTTACAGCCTTATAagtttaaagggaaaaaaagtataagAAGGGAATAAGGCCAAACAAAATGGCtaaaaaagctggaaagatTCACTGCAGATGggaaaatcaaggaaaatatCAAAGCTGTACATTGCTCtattttatattgattttaGAGGAGTTAGCCAACCACAACTCAAGCACAAGTTATTAAAATACTACATGCTATTAAAACAGACAAGCTGTGGGGGTTGCATGCTGTTTACATTACTGGTATGAAGCTTGTCATTGTAGTTGTATGCTTAAATCATTATGTTATCCAATTAAACACAGCCTTTTAAGCAGAATTTTGCACACCACTAAAGAAAATGCAGCCAATTGTGTTAAGATGCTACTTTTAGTGTGTggatttatttataataaacaTGACAGCTGCTTAAGCACAGTGAAAAGCTATGGTGGCGATTACCTTGCTGCATCATCTGTAGCAGTACAACAAATAAAACCACTCTAAAGGTTATTGTAGTCTTTCCTCACTTTGCTTCCTTTCATGTACAATTGTCCAGGATGAGATTAGCTGTATATTACCCTTTTCAGATAAAAGATCAGATGGATAGTCTAGAGATGTAGAcagtttttctcttcaaaatacataaatgtaAAGACAATGGGAgcttctgtaacaaaaaaagagctgaaattgAAAGCCTCATTGTAAGTTTATACAGCTGCAGGATTGACTTTAAAAGCATGTTCCTCAGGCAAAGCAGCATCCTGAAGCAAGATGGTCCCTGAGTAAGCACCTTCTCTTCCATTAATTGTCCCTTTCAAGTGTGGTTTCTGGTCCTGCATTGAACACCTGAGAGGAGCCCTTCACTGGCCTGTACCCTGTACTCTAACAGACATCCTCATCTAACAAACTCCAGTTGTTATGGCAAAATCACAGAGGGAGTGGAGGAGAAGGTGCTTTTGAATCTCAGTCTCCTGTGGCTCTGGCCTCATATGGGTTACAAGGGCCCTACTGAGGTAAAGCACCATCTGTCCCCGTGCTGAGGCTGCCCTTTGTACCAAAACAACAGCCTCGTAATGGCAGAGGTTAAAAGCCCAAGTGTTGAATGGGTGCCTCCCAGAGACAAAAGGCCCCATGACAATATTTTTCAACCGTGTACCCACCAAATGCAGCCATGTATCTGTCACACGCCTGATGGATGCATATACATGTGGGTATCACTTCATGGTCACGTCTCCTCCTGGAGGGAGGACAGAGCCAGTCACACTGTGCTAGTCCACGACCACATGTATCCCCCCAGTCCTGCTAAAGACCTCCTATGAGAGTCCGAGCGATTTGCTGAGCACTTGCTCCTCTTCTGGAAGCAGGTTATCTCAGGGCGTTTCAAATGTGCTAAATGCTACAAGCAAGGCACGCAGGAATTTGGCTGTTCTGGGCTTCTCGAGCCTGAAGTAGTTGATCTCTTCATTTGGGGGTACAAACCATCACTTTTAAAGACAGAGACAAGCTTTCCTCTGAGTTCTATGTGTGGAAGCCACCACTGTAACAGAGTAGAATATGATTTGAGACTTTTGTTCCTGGggattttctgtgatttcttctggatttctggggtttttcttAGTgtcttttttggggggaagtTATCTAATACAACTGAGACAGCTTTCACCAAAGTAGATCATGTTTCCTTAGAGACATCATTTAGTAGGGTGCACAGTGCAGTTCTAGGGATGCATTTAGGAAAGATCATGTCATTCCCACCTTTATTAGTAGAAGTCACATGCAGATATAAA
It encodes the following:
- the GCM2 gene encoding chorion-specific transcription factor GCMb → MKLTWDINDPKLPQEPKQFDAFQEWPDGYVRLIYSSEEKNAQRHLSGWAMRNTNNHNCQILKKSCLGVVVCARSCALPGGARLQLRPAICDKARQKQQKKACPNCNSALELIPCRGHSGYPVTNFWRLDGKAIFFQAKGVHDHPRPESKLEAEARRSAIKKQMSSYHHSQKKRPLNSEAGRYHDSSGYTNNLQNFHCMDGPERVGIFTDTNFSIPAQSYPSLQNTDLYKAPYDSASFQEDQLSPYPKCPNPRIYMPRPCSYEFGVPTFISSSPYPTFYKELASPAIDADPLSLNGSHYSAVTTHDKSFDNAGRHYGLKPVWGKTSSGDRSDYGQMPTSAPHAYCSGDYPCRYSPSPAPMAPPLQTVITTTTKVSYQAYKPPALKYSDNLCDMKNLQSYTHMAENVSGAIYSGMKIQEDFGMIKSALLYQHDSIPTKSKPTESVEGYRYGLPLGNSFGEHEGQALRFENAEY